A region of the Emys orbicularis isolate rEmyOrb1 chromosome 6, rEmyOrb1.hap1, whole genome shotgun sequence genome:
AGCATATACCCCCCAAAACAGtttatttggggggaaataaatatttttgcacTTGAAAAATACAACCAGGAATTTTAGCATTTATGATAACCTGTGATGATTCTTTGTACACTAAAGTAACTGTTAGACTAACACCTGGGAAAACCTTAGTGGTAAGTATCCCCCATTTTAAATTAAGCTATTATTCTGCATTTGCTATACTATTTTCAGTGAGTTTAAGACTGGTGCACTTTACACATTTATACTTACTTTTACTGTAAAGAGTGCAGTAAATTTCAAATACATTAattacgtcacccaccttgtctctctaatattctgggactgacaaggctacaacaacactgcattcaaATACATTAAGTTACTTATAGAGTGAAACACTTTCAAATAGTTAATGCAGTCAGAAAGGCCTTTGTCACCATCTAGCTGGACTACATCACTGCAATCTACCTGCACATAAAGCAGTCAGCCCTCAAGAAACGACAACTAGTACCGAATTGAAGGTGACATCCTGTCTTCTTAGCAGCCTGGCATACCACAAGCACAAACCTGTCCTCTTCTCTCTACATTGTCTACCCATAGAATACAATGTCAAATTCAAGGGATTGATCCTTATCTTCAAAGCTTGCAATGGCCTGAGTCCAAGTTACCTAAAAAGTTGCCTAAAGCTCCAAATAAGAAGCATGATTGACAACTCTTTTCCTCAGCAAAACGCATTTGTCTACCACAAAGGAAAAGCCTGTTTGCGCAGGAGATAGATCTTTCTTAGGAACTGGTCCCAGACTGTGAAACAAACTCTTGCTGGGTCTAAGAACAACCACAGTCCCCATCACTTTCCATGTCCAAGTGAAAGGAGAGCTTTTCTGACTTTACCTTTGCTAATACAAAGATAGTGATGTGTACATAtaacatatttaattttttttaaattcctgggGACAGGGAGACTAGAAAGAGCCACATGTGACAGATGATATTTATGTCGCTTAATGCACTTTTGCAGCTGTGAAAACAAGTTcaccattttttaaacatttaagatGTCCACGGTTAAACTAAAATGACACTGTTAAGTGATTTCTCTCTCTAGCAGTTTAACACAGAAGAagagaacgaggagtacttgtggcaccttacagactaacaaatttatttgagcataagctttcgtgggctaaaacccacttcatcggatgcatgcagtggaaaatacagtaggaagatatatatacacacacacacacacacacacacacacagaggacatgaaaaaatgggtgttgtcatactaactataacgagagtaatcagttaaggtgggctattatcagcaggagaaaaaaaacttttgtagtgataatcaggatggcccatttccaagaGGTGAGATGAGGTTACTCACCCAATGCAGTGTGGTTtgttgagatgtgtccccctatgggtgttCCACTCTTGGTGCATGTGccttgattggagattttcattagcagtgtccattcagccCACGCATGAACCACTGGTATCCTTTTGCCCTGCACCGAGGCTGTATGGGAAACCACTCTCTTAGTTCCTTCTGCACTACTGAATCTCGGAGGAAATTCCAAAGAAGAGGGGAAAGAGGGTAGGTACTGGAGCACTTGTAGGAACACACATCtagaagaaccacagttactgcacaggtgagtaaccttcgagtagtgtccctatgagtgctccactCTTGCTGACTCCTGAGTAGTGTCCCCTGTAGGAGGGGGACTTTGGAATGGAGTCCATCACAGAAGAGAGAACTGCATCATCATATCTGGAGACATTGACCAGGGCAGTGTCTAGAGAAGGTATGTAGTAAAGACCATGTAGTAACTGCAGATTTCTGAAATGGGAACATTTCTAAGGAAAGCCATAGATGTAGATCACGCTCTAGTCCAGTGCACCAAAAAGCTGACGGGGATGAAACATCGACAACCTGGTAGGAAACTATAATACACTCAGAAATCCATTTAGAGAGTCGCTGGGTAGAAATGGCAGAGCCCTTTGACCTGCCTGCAATCAAAACAAACTGTCTATTGGATTTACAAAATAGCTTAGTTCTCTCCAGATAGAGGGATAATGTCCTCCTCACATCTAGAGTGTGGAGAACAGTCTCCCGGTTAGAAGTATGCAGTTTTGGAAAGAAAACTGGCAGGTATATGGCCTGATTCAGGTGAAATTTGGAAGTTACTTTAGGGAGAAACCTGGGATGTGGCCATAAGGACACCCTATCTTTGTGGAATATGGACAAAACCTCTTGGTAAGATTGAGATTTGAGTAGCCTATCCTCGAGTTAAGGGAATATCACAATAGCCTGATGACATAGATAAGCAGCCACTACTGATAGAATCGTCAAGAACATTCTCGGAGCTGAGAACAAGGAGCACACAATACTGAAAATGATCCTGGTCTACTCTAATTGGAGGAATCTCTTGTGAGATGGGTGCATTGCTATATGGAAGTACATGTCCTGGAGGTCGAGAGCCAAATAACAATCCCCTGAATCTAGAGATGGAATTATAGCCACCAGGGTCACCTGCCTGAACCTCTGGGATTTCATAAATTTGTTTAGACATCTAGAATTGGTTGCCACCCTCCATTCTTCTTTGGTATAAGGAAATAGTCTGAATAGAAAACCTTTCCCCTGTACTGAGCAGGTACCAGTTCTATTGCACCTTACAGAAGAGTTTATCTGCTGCCTTAGCAGgggcttgtgagaggggtccctgaaaagggacggggaagggcaaggaggagggaggaaggaaggaaggaaagtaaTGTGGATGGTGTAGCACGATGATATTACTTCCAGCACCCATTTGTCTGAGGTGATACAGTCCCAGGCATGCTGGAAATGGGAGTGTGTTTCCAAATGGGGGAAGATGAGCAAAACAATGAAACTGCCAGGCTAATGAGGGAGGGAATTCGAACCTTCAACTGTCCCATCAAAACTAATGCTTTAATGATGACACCTGTTATGAAGCCATGTCAGATGGATTATACTGTCTCTTCCTCTGGAACCTGCCTTTCTTCCTGGGGTTCTGCGGGTCTCTGGAATCTGGAGAATTGTACAGGATGGGATCTTAGTATCATTTGTGATCTGCTGAACTTAAATTGGTTTGCAGGAGTACAGATGCCTAACAAGTGTAATGTGACCCTGGAAAATATGTAACGACTCGTCtgtgttctctgaaaacaacttCCATCCATCAAATGGGAGATCCTTGACTGGGAAGCCAGACGACTGCAGCCAGGAAGCCCTACTCATCACTGCCGAGAAATAGAATGAGCTTTGGTGTCTGCAGTATTGAGTGCTGCCTGCAGCAATGTTCTTCCCAATAACTGTCCCTCAGCAATACTGGCCTCAAATTGTTCCCTTTGATCTAGAGGAAGATGGTCAATAAATGACCCATATTTCATGTCGCTGGTGAAGTTGTACTTGGCCATCAATGCTTAGTAATTTGTAATGAGTAATTGCAGCATAGCCAATGAGTAGGCCTTCCTTCCCAGGAGGTCCAGGTGTTTTTGGTCTCTGTCATATAGGATGAATTTATAATGGCGTTGTTTGCCCCACTCGGTAACCGCATCAACAACCGGAGAATTGGGAGGTGAGTGGGAGAAGAGGAATTCAGAGTTCTTGGTGGGGATAGACTATTTCTTGTGGGACCTCTTACAAGTGGGTGTTATGTACCCGGCGTTTGCCAGATAGCATGTTCCAGTAGAGTCTCATTAATAGAGAGGTTAACTCTAGACGGTGTTGGAATGTAGAATGTCCAACAGCTTGTGGGGGTTCTCCAACCTCCTCAAGGGGTATCTGCAGAGAGTCTGCCACCCACTTAAGGTCCTGGATTGGCTATTGAAGGAAGAGGAAGCATCAGGGCCTCATCTGGCAAAGAGGATGAGATGGTGGTTTGAGACATGGCTTCTTTGTCCACTCTGGCCTCCTGCTCCTCAAATGTTTCCTCTGTTGCTGGGGGGAAGCTTAGTTCTCCCTATCATTCCAACGGGATAAGATCAGGCCCTAGAAAACAGGTGATAATAGGGGTCCCAGCACGGCCATACAGGGAAGGGTTTGGCATCCAGCGTTACTCTCACCAGGAATGATGAGATCCCAGAGCATCTTCCCTGCCCCTTTGGGAGAAGGGGTTAGCGTAAGGGTGTACTGGAGAACCCTGCACTGAAATGGAAGCAGCAGTGGGTAGGTCATCATCAACATCCTCTTTTTCTAATGGGGGAATTCCTACAGAAAAGGGTGGCAATGGAACCGGGGACACAAAAAGATCCAGAGACCAAGAGGTTCTTGGTAGCAAAAGATGTTCACTACCTACCAGCAATGGAGACTCTGGTTTAACAGTCACTGCCAAGTCTCTCTAATATCTGAAGTCCTGTGGTACTCAATGGTGCTGTTTGTCTTTGTCCAATGGTACCAGAAGCATAAGGTGCTTTGAAGCTGGCATCGAAGAGGTTGGAGGCTTACATGATATTGAGACACTTGGTAAGGGCATTGAGAGACGAGTCAGAGTTGACAGTATAGATCTTCTATGTTCGGTGCTGTCCCCAGCCAAGGATGCCAGGATCTTCCTAGAGCCCGGTTTAGCCTTAGAGCTGTGTTTTCCAACATCCCCCCCagaggggcctttcccctctacagTACTGAGCCTCAGGGAAGACCTTTTCGAGGCTGTAGAtctggctggagacagaggtCTTTTTGAAGGAGAATCCCTGGGAGAGGAACTAGATCTCCTCTTCTGAGAGGATTTGGGAGGAGGGCTCTGAGCATTTCTTCTTGCTAGGAAAATGTTGCACCAAGATGGATGGGGCACTAGAAACTCCTGGAGACTGATATTCAGAGGGGTCCTGACCTGGTTCCAAAGGAGAGCAGAGGGAACACTTAATTATGAGGAGTTGAAGTTTGATTTCTTAGTTATTCCAAACCCTAATTTCAGAGCTAGATGGAAGTTGCACTTCTGCGGCATGTAGGACTTGCCCAGGCAGTGAATGCCTGTCACCAGCTGGGATGGCCTCTTTACACAAGAGGCAGCATTTAAACTCCAGTGAACCAGGCACACGCCTCACAGGGAGAATTTCCCTGACGGGAACAGAACAAGTCTTCCTAACCAAAAggagtgttgttttgttttaaacactaAGCTAACTACAACTAACAAACCAGTTAACTAAGCTAAAGAGAAGCTCCATAAATGCCAAAGTAGGCGAGAAATAAACATGCTAGCTCCGTCTCGAGCtgaggtggttgagaaggaaccgAGGGGGAGGTTCACCCACACAGCCTGATATAGCCTCAGTGCAGGGCAAAGGATACCAACAGCACATGTGCAggccaaatggacactgctaatgaaaatctccaatcaaggATGTGTTGGGCACGTGTGCACCAGGAGTGGAGCACTCATAGGAAcattactcaaagaagaaccaaaCTTTTTTTATAGTACTAGTCTTAAGGAAAATTGGCAGAAATGTATCTGGTACAAAAATGCTGTGATTACAACCTGAAAATTTAATTATCTTTAAGAATCTTTAGTCCCTTTCCTCCATCAATTTGAGAGAGATTCATTTCAGTTTTATCATAATAGTctttgaataaaaataaattatacagaTAATACTGTACTATGAAACGAGAACAGAACAAACTTTCCTATATGGATTTTCTTCATGCACGGGTTTTAATAATTAAACATTTGGTAgcctatatttttaaataaatgttaagaGGAGAAAACAGACTTTTATTCTCCGAATAGGGTAgggattttatttattgttttaataagaaaaaaaatggataaaTATCTACTTCCTGCAAAAAAGGCACTATACAATTTGAAATGCATGTGGTGTTGCATTCTGGGCAGCATTCCtgggcggtgggtgaaccccGGGCttagggaggctagcccccagccccgcccaccccttctgcctgaggccctgcccaccggctcccagccccaccccccaggcccgGAGCGCCAGGTGGAGTCCCTGGCTGCAGGCCAGCCCCCATtagtcccagcctggggccccagccACAGGGGAAGAGCCCACCGCAGCACAGCACCAGGAAGCAGGAGGGGACCTGGAGGTGGAGCCTAGACAGGGCCACGCAAGGCTGTTTGCGGAAGCTCAACCTCCCCGACTTTGATACCCACTGTCCATTGCAGCATTTGTTACACATAAAAGGGAAAGATTCACATGCTGTGCAAAGCACTCCTAAAGAAGCTTCCTCTTTTCATGCCATACTGCTCCCTCAAATTTTCTTTCCAAGGAGGGTACTCACTTTAAGACTTTTAGGTTTCATGCTAAGCAGACTAACTGCATCAACATTCTTCTCACAAGCCTAATTACCATATTATACTCAACTGGTGCTGAGTCTTCTGCTTCTGAGAGAAGATTGGCGGGAAGTAACTTTTCAGAATGGGGTGCAGTATGCACAGCTGCATAGCACAGAATGTCTATGCAGCCCCCCATGACTCAGCAATAGCAGAGGtaaatttagggtatgtctacactgccgcgctagttcggcggctggggatcgaagttccgggttcgatttatcgcgtctgctgtggacgcgataaatcgaaccaggaagtgctcgccgtcgactgcggtactccagctagacgagaggagtaccgcggagtcgacgggggagcctgcctgccgcgtgtggaccgcgtctgaaccgcggtaagttcgaagtaaggtatgtcgaattcagctacgttattcacgtagctgaatttgcgtaccttacttcgacttggggggtaagtgtagaccaagccttagagagcTCTAAAATGCAGAAAATACCGAAGTTGTTCTTTACTGATTGTTCCgattattttaaacaaatccaACTCTACAGTTTCTCTTCCATAAAAACAACATCTCAGGCTAGATCTTCAGGTGGTGTaagttggcatagctccactgaagtcactaacTTACACCAGCCAAGAATCTGGCTCCTTACACCTATAAATAAATTGGAATTTGTTGTTTTAAGAGTTTTTAAGGAAGAGGTTGATGCAAATATTTCACAACTTATAATGCTACCCACTAAAACCTAATACACACAGTTCTATTTTGGGGATTTTCTGAGAGATTTCTACAGAATGAAAAAGGTTACTTTGAATAAGCTCATGGTGCACATTCCTGCCATTTTCATGAATTTGccacacacacaaagttgcatTTTACCAGCATAAAATAACAACATTTCAGTATAATGAAgtgcttttgtttttaagtagAGGAACAATATTATATTTAGTAGAAGCTGCTGCAGCTAAAAAAAGCTTCACAGTAACAGGTAATAGATACAGTAGTAAACTCTTAATACAATGGCTATATTTCTGGAGTCATTTAAATTTTCTTAGGATTTAACTGAAAATTCTTTAAAGCTTATACTTTCCTGCAGCAAATAAGCCTTTAACACAATTGTTTAAATATTAgataaaattattaatatttattagtaTTAAATAATGCAAACCTTCTGTAATTTCACAGACACAATACTCCTAAACTAATTGTTTTctcttttctaaacaaaaatcCCAGATAAGAGGTTTTTGGAAATTGAGTATCAGGCAACTATGCAAGAGCAGTGCTTGGAATACATTTTACTAAATAGCAGTCACTGTTAAGTGTTCCCAAGACAATCAGTAGCACAtcctgaaaaaacaaacagcattatTTTTCCAGCCATTTGAATACAAGAAGTTAGACTCAAATGGGGTAAACTaacaagttacaaaaaacagCTGTTAGATATTTCTCAGAAGGGATATACAGCACTGAATtctaatacttagcacttttgtAGTGCTTTGCATCTTCAAAGTTCTGTGCAAATGTTAATTATAGGgaaaaaaagtgggtgctcaAAGGGAGAACATATTTCCCAAAGTGGAGGGTGACCAGAGGAATGGCACTACTATAGCAGAGAtaataggaggaggaggaaatttaaatatttaggaATGACTGAATTTTATATATTAATTAGCTATTACAGAACTGACATTGAAGACAACAGatgtcatgaagaggatgcctGGAAATTACATCAACATCATTCAGACAACAGATTTCTGTAGCCACAAATAATCAATTCTGGAATTATAAATGGCTCCATGGCTTCAAATTGCCTAATTTAGAAATCATGAGGAATGCACAGGGATCAACTTCACTATAATCTTCAAAACAAGTGACTTCCAAGGACTATCATCCTTAGACATCAATGTGAATTCCATGTTTTATAGACATTAGTTCTCCAGTACCTGTTAAATACATAACAAATGAACACAGATGAGGTAAAGATGCTGTGATTGCCACATAAAACCAGTATGGCAAGGGAGCAGTTTTTCCAAATGGACAGAACCAGAGGCCATGACGAATTCCATCACGGACATGGTGAGAAGTCCAGGATATACACAACATCCAGGGAAGAAAGCACCATGAGTCTTTAAGCCTGAAAAGGTGCATAATAAACTTTAATGTCACAGCCACAACAGGAATCACAGTAGAACAATGAAGAAGTGGTCTTTGCGGAAGAGTCAGAGCAGCCTGTGGAAAGGAAAAATACAGTTGGCAACCAACACCATCATGACAAGGTAAAAATGCTTCTCGGATGTTTACAGatgaaatataaagtgaacagaaACCATTTGTTTCCCATAGAAGTGCAAATAAAAACTGTTTTTCCTATTATCTTTATTCATTTCTCCCTCTCAGGATTTGAGCCAACTGTTCTTATCTAGTATGCTGCTGTGGTGAAATTCAATATACAGCATATAAAACAATTAACAGGAAATACACAACCGTTCAATATACTATTTTCAAAAATACCCCAAACGCATCTTGTATTAAACTAAATTTACTGTGCTGAAATATATTAATTTGTCAATATTAGATGTACCTTATTTAATCAGAGGTAATTTCTAACAAAGCAAAATGAACAAAATCCAATTAAAAACACCCACCAGCTCATTTTGACTGTCTTCTTGGCTCAGTATTCCTTGTTTATGGACAAAGAATATTTTCAAATGCTAAAAGTTGTTTACATGTATAGTTAAGGTcaacatgaattttttttaagatcATTTGTTGGCTAATAACCTTCACACTGAACTTGCTTAATATTAATTCAATTCAACAACAAGATGATACTGGCTTCTGTTGAGGTATTCGTCAAGATAGAATAATAAAAGTGTGAGATTTTGCTTAAGGTGAGATCAAATGGACCATTTGTCACAAGAAGATCAATAAATGTTCACCATATATGTATGTATTGGGGAAGACATTGCAAATGTGCCTAATACCTAGAACTTTCTCCATTATGTGTGCAGCCATACATTTCTTTAGCATAGCAATTTTTTCAACTAATAttctaaaaaggaaagaaaaatagcaGTTCAAAAGAACTACTGATCTCTCAGGCAATCAGGAAGCAAGGATTTGCATCTTCATTGAACGGCTGCAACCTGAATTCAGGTAGAACTTATTAACAAGGCAGGATGTGTTCACTCTAATGAAATGCCTTGTATATAACCCCTCCGCATTCCTGAAGAGGATTTTGGAGCAACTAAAGAATAAACTACCCACAGAGAATCAATAAAGCTAACACATATGTACACTTCAATACAGAGTCTCCGTACTTTGATTTAAGGAGCTCTCAAAAAATCGattaattttaataattgttTTTATAGAATGTAATCGCACACAAAAGTCCTAGACGGGCACTCAACaaatttaaatagaaattaaaaacatAATACTATACTAGACCTcagagcaagttaaaaaaaatagaaactttGTCTTGCCATATGACTGTCAGCCCTTCAATAgcaagaatgttctttttctatATAACAAATGGTAGTGGCAAGGTTCCAAAGAACTGGCCCCTCAGTCCACATGCAGACAGACCACTAGCAAAAGCTGAtcatttatcatagaatcatagaagattagggttggaagagacctcaggaggttatccagtccaaccccctgctcaaagcaggaccaacaccaactaaatcatcccagccagggctttgtcaagctgggccttaaaaacctctaaggatagagattccaccacctccccaggtaacctattccagtgcttcaccaccctcctagtgaaataatgtttcctaatatccaacctagacctcccacactgcaacttgagaccattgcttcttgttctgtcatctgctaccaccaagaacagctgggctccatcctctttggaaccccccttcaggtagttgaaggctgctatcaaatcccccctcactcttctcttctgcagactaaacaagcccagttccctcagcctctcctcgtaagtcatgtgccccagccccctgatcattttcattgccttccactggactctctccaatttgtccaagtcctttctgtagtggggggcccaaaactggacacaatactccagatgtggcctcaccaatgccgaatagacgggaataatcacttccctcaatccgctggcaatgctcctatcaAGTTATTTAGTGCTTTGTGGTGATCAAGAAAGAGTAGGCTGTACTGTGTGATCTCATCAACATACCAGCTTCCTACAGAAGGCGTGGGAAGGGGGAAATGAGGAAGGAAACAGCAGGGGCCATTATTGAACAAAGTCCCCTTATTACTGCTGATTTTGTTCCCATAAAAACATACAAGCACTAACGGAAATACTAGCAGACATCTTTAGGAAAGAGTGACACAGAGCTGGCAGCAAGCATATTGGGCCTTTCAGAGTGAGGGGGCTTATTTCCTGTTAAGCTAAAGATCCAGAGTAGGTTTGGCAGTTATGGAGAACAAAGCTGCAGGAGCAGGATTCATACGGATCTAATCTATAGATGATTACACAATGgaaataatagaaaaaaataagggctgttgattaatcgcagttttaatggcactgttaaacaatagaataccaattgaaatttattaaatatttttctacattttcaaatatattggatttcaattataacagaatacaaaatgtacagtgctcactttattatttttaatacaaatatttgcactgtaaaaatgctaaacaaaagaaatagtatttttcaattcacctcatacaagtactgtagtgcaatctctttatcttgaaagtgcagcttacaaatgtagggtttttttagtTACATCGCTGCACtcacaaacaaaacaatgtaaaactttagagcctataagtccactcagtcctacttcttgttcagacaatcactgagacaaacaagtttgtttacatttacgggagataagcTGCCtggttcttatttacaatgtcacctgaaagtgagaacagccgtttgcatggcacttttgtagctggcattgcaaggtaattacgtgccagatatgctaaacattcgtatgccccttcatgcttcggccaccattccaaaggacatgcttctatgctgatggggggagaattgtaggtctcctgctttgttttacatgcattctgctatatatttcatgttataacagtctcggatgatgacccagcactttcactgcagatttgacaaaacacgaagaaggtaccaatgtgagatttctaaagatagctacagcactcgacccaaggtttaagaatctgaagtgctttccaaaatctgagagggatgaggtgtggagcatgctttcaagagtcttaaaagagcaacactccgatgcagaaactatagaacctgaaccaccaaaaaagagaatcaaccttctgctggtggcatctgactaagataatgaaaatgaacatgcgttggtccgcactgctttggatcgttattgagcagaacccatcatcagcatggatgcatgtcctctggaatggtggttgaagcatgaagggacatatgaatctttagtgcatccggcacgtaaatatcttgcgacgccagctacaacagtaccatcgaacgcctgttctcactttcaggtgacattgtaaacacgAAGCAGGCAGcactatctcctgcaaatgtaaacaaacttgtctgtctgagcaattggctgaataagaagtatgactgagtggacatgtaggctctaaagtttgacattgcattctaaaataaaacagtttttttgtacataattctacatttgtaagttcaactttcatgataaagagattgcactacagtacttgtattaggtgaattgaaaaatatttcttttgttttgtacaaagcaaatatttgtaataaaaaataaatataaagtgatcattgtatactgtattctgtgttgtaattgaaatcaatatatttgaaaatgtagaaaacatctaaaaatatttaaataaatggtatcctattactgtttaatcgcgattaatttttttaatcgctggACAGccctagaaaaaataaaaatgtatttcatatATAATTGTTATAGGTTGGGCTAAGTCTTGTTGAAATTGGTGGTGTAGCAGCCACCTTTCATTCATAGATAAGTGTAAAGAGCCACTGATCTCATTTATGAAACCAGGTAGCTGAAACTACAGGAGCATGGCAAAGTCTGTGTAGAAGCTGAACTGTGTGGCCCAAGGGATTTCCCTGGGAACTGATACAGTGAATGCAGGGGATTGACTGGTGCAGCTGGGTGTGAGCATGACAGAGAAAGACACAGAAAGACACAGAGAAGGAGCAGAAAGCCAAGGAGAACAAGCCCTGAGAAAAAGCCTACAGAGAACACTTTTTGGATACAGTAGAGAACATGCTTTTAGAATACAGTGATGGCTGAAACTAGGCTTGGAACTGTAAGTAGAGAAACACTTTTCTGATTCCTATTGTGTTCAGTGAAACAGGACttggtacattctttgtaaatgaaCAGAACTGCATCCAAGGAATAGCTGATTCCATCAACAATTT
Encoded here:
- the TMEM267 gene encoding transmembrane protein 267, with the protein product MASETEKAHALLQTFSTASVISSLGLGIFCFIADRLLQFSFIQQHDWLRALSDNAVHGVVGIWSWVIVIGLRKKSDFSEVILAGFLSSVIDVDHFFLARSLSLQAALTLPQRPLLHCSTVIPVVAVTLKFIMHLFRLKDSWCFLPWMLCISWTSHHVRDGIRHGLWFCPFGKTAPLPYWFYVAITASLPHLCSFVMYLTGTGELMSIKHGIHIDV